The window tttacacTTCTTCATGTTGTAACCCAGATAACCAAACTAGGTCAAGAAGATCATTTCAATcaaaatgatgataaaaacAACAATATGAATACTATTGACACtattaatagtaataataataatgataatgataatgataataataataataataatagcaataataatagtaataatcATAGCAATAGTAATAGCAATAATAATCATACTATggataatgaaaaaaaagaagattttattaattcttccgattcatataatatttatccaaatgataatgataaacaaaatttaaataattatttacataataatcaaaataattttgcactagatgaaaaaaaaattaatcaatataatatgtatgtcaaaaatatattcaaattTATTCATACCAATTTATTAACAGTAGCTAGCCAAATGCCTATTGTAACattcaaattatttttatatagtGCTATTGttgtaaataattataatagtTTTGTACAAACTCATGAATTTTTAACGTTTGATAATTTAGAAGCAATTTGTTATGAATTCATTACACAACctttaattatttatgaagaagatattaatatatcagCTCAACAATTTGATTGTATTGTATGGATTGTAGGTATATTATGTACACATATTAATCTTCTCGATAATGAAAactataataatattgcTCTGAAATTAACACAACATGctaataaattattaaaaaaaaaagatcAATGTATTGGGGTATTAAAATGCTCCCATTTATACTgggaaaataaaaaatacagAAATAACAACAAAGTTATCGAATGTTTACAGaaaagtataaaaaatgcAGAAATTGCTATCCAATCAAATActgataatataatactatttacatatatgttagacaaatatctatattattatgagGCACAAAATATAGACGTCTCAGAGGAAACattacattatttaataGATATATGCCAAGATTATTACAATAAAACTAATGATGACACAAACTTTAAACAAGAATACAAAAAAgttattaaatatgtacatgacaaacaaaaaaattcaaatgtatttcaaaaaattaatatagaTACATCCATATTAAgatcataaaaaaagtgGCGCCCCAAATTTAATAAGTATGCTCAGCTTTGCACAAATTGGAATACCATGTATATTAAATCGAAAATAAGTGAATAAAACGAAATAAATGaatgaacaaataaataaaaatatatatatatatattatttttatttttggaCAAAgtatgtaattttttttttttttttttgcattttacaaaatatttatataaatccttttaataaacatattttaattgttcatttaaatgtttaaaaaagaagaaagaaatatatttttttcacatatatatatatatatatatatatatatatatatggNNNNNNNNNNNNNNNNNNNNNNNNNNNNNNNNNNNNNNNNNNNNNNNNNNNNNNNNNNNNNNNNNNNNNNNNNNNNNNNNNNNNNNNNNNNNNNNNNNNNNNNNNNNNNNNNNNNNNNNNNNNNNNNNNNNNNNNNNNNNNNNNNNNNNNNNNNNNNNNNNNNNNNNNNNNNNNNNNNNNNNNNNNNNNNNNNNNNNNNNNNNNNNNNNNNNNNNNNNNNNNNNNNNNNNNNNNNNNNNNNNNNNNNNNNNNNNNNNNNNNNNNNNNNNNNNNNNNNNNNNNNNNNNNNNNNNNNNNNNNNNNNNNNNNNNNNNNNNNNNNNNNNNNNNNNNNNNNNNNNNtatatatatatatgtaaacttttacatatttcatttttgttgaaatgtatatataaactaataaatatatgagcattcatattattatgcTCGCCTGATTActtatacatatatatatataaatatatatatatatatatatattataaatgaattacaaaaaaaaaaaaaaaaacagcgaaaaaaaagttgatatttattatttcattttttagATCTTTTTTGTTGTTTATTCCTAGTTCTAAtgtctttttttatattatccaACTTATTAACATCAACAAAAtactttttcttttcttcatcatttaATTCTTTGCAAACCCTTATGCCCATGCTGTTGCATGTTcctttaaataaaaaaggaaattaataaaaaaaaaaaaagaattaataattaatcacgataagatatatgtatattgtatatgtatatatatatatatatatatatatatatttatttatttatttatatttccgtaccaataatatatttacatatacTCTTTAAGGATAAATTTATCAAAGGTGGATCCATACGTTTACACTTGGCAATATGAAAAACCTgcaaattaaataataacatttaaaagaaataaacaaaagtatatataataataattcaaccaaaaatatattacttCAGCTAGGGTTATGGAACCAACAGTATTATGTTTTGCCATAGAGCTAAACATAGGAACTCTTGCACATCTTCTAATAAACCACACAACAGTAGGCGTTCTTAAATAAAATCTATACGTTctggaaaaaaaaaatatatatatatatatatatgtatataaatatatatatgtgattTTACCatagataatataattttatttagaagtaaatcatattatatatat of the Plasmodium reichenowi strain SY57 chromosome 11, whole genome shotgun sequence genome contains:
- a CDS encoding mitochondrial ribosomal protein L11 precursor, putative — protein: MSRIGRFNLIVLSGTAKPSASIGQTLGPLGINMMTFFKEFNDRTKCIAKNVPIQVTLEPLNDRTYRFYLRTPTVVWFIRRCARVPMFSSMAKHNTVGSITLAEVFHIAKCKRMDPPLINLSLKSICKYIIGTCNSMGIRVCKELNDEEKKKYFVDVNKLDNIKKDIRTRNKQQKRSKK